A genome region from Methanobacterium subterraneum includes the following:
- the frhA gene encoding coenzyme F420 hydrogenase subunit alpha: MSEKIVISPTSRQEGHAELVMEVDDEGIVTKGRYFSITPVRGLEKMVTGKAPETAPVMVQRICGVCPIPHTLASVEAMDDSLGIEIPKAARQLRELTLAAHHINSHAIHQFLIAPDVVPENLFTTAVESVSEIRKTVQMVVDMVAGEGIHPSDVRIGGMASNISEVARKRLYARCKQLKPKLDAHVELIIGLVADKGFPEGLGVTNAPTLATDVLYGNRDNFDLDRFTEIMPESWYDDPEVAKRACSTIPLYDGRNVEVGPRARLATYGDFKERGVVAQHVARAVEMKTALSKCIDILGELDTSAPVMADFDVTGTNKLGVGAIEGPRGMDVHMAQVADGKTQFYSCLVPTTWNIPTMGPATEGFHHEFGPHVIRAYDPCLSCATHMIVVDDEDRSILKNEMVRI, from the coding sequence TTGAGCGAAAAAATAGTTATATCGCCAACCTCACGACAGGAAGGACACGCAGAGTTGGTCATGGAAGTAGATGATGAAGGAATAGTAACCAAAGGCCGATACTTTAGTATTACTCCTGTTAGAGGTTTAGAAAAGATGGTGACAGGGAAAGCTCCAGAAACTGCCCCAGTAATGGTGCAAAGGATCTGTGGAGTATGTCCTATACCTCACACCCTGGCTTCAGTAGAAGCTATGGATGATTCATTGGGTATAGAAATACCAAAAGCAGCTAGACAGTTAAGAGAACTTACCCTTGCTGCGCATCACATAAACAGCCACGCTATCCATCAGTTTTTGATAGCTCCCGATGTTGTGCCAGAAAACCTGTTTACCACTGCAGTTGAATCCGTATCTGAGATTCGGAAAACCGTGCAGATGGTAGTGGATATGGTTGCTGGAGAAGGTATACACCCCTCCGATGTTAGGATCGGTGGAATGGCCAGTAACATAAGTGAAGTTGCAAGAAAAAGGCTTTACGCAAGATGTAAACAACTTAAACCAAAATTAGACGCACATGTCGAATTAATCATTGGTTTAGTTGCAGACAAAGGATTCCCAGAAGGATTAGGTGTTACAAACGCACCAACACTCGCCACCGATGTATTATACGGTAACCGGGATAACTTTGATTTAGACAGATTCACAGAAATAATGCCAGAAAGCTGGTACGATGACCCTGAAGTAGCCAAAAGAGCTTGTTCAACCATCCCTCTCTACGATGGCAGAAATGTGGAAGTGGGTCCAAGGGCTAGGTTAGCCACTTATGGTGATTTCAAAGAAAGAGGTGTAGTGGCCCAGCACGTAGCCAGAGCAGTGGAAATGAAAACAGCACTATCCAAATGTATAGACATTTTGGGTGAACTGGACACATCTGCCCCAGTAATGGCTGATTTTGATGTAACTGGGACCAATAAACTGGGAGTCGGTGCTATTGAAGGACCACGTGGAATGGATGTTCACATGGCCCAAGTTGCCGATGGTAAAACTCAGTTCTACAGCTGTCTGGTACCAACCACCTGGAACATACCCACTATGGGACCAGCCACCGAAGGATTCCACCATGAATTCGGACCTCATGTTATCCGAGCCTACGACCCATGTCTGTCCTGTGCGACTCACATGATCGTAGTAGACGACGAAGACCGGAGCATTCTCAAAAACGAGATGGTCAGGATTTAG